Part of the Aquarana catesbeiana isolate 2022-GZ linkage group LG12, ASM4218655v1, whole genome shotgun sequence genome, cagggcgctgccaagaccccaagtattgtgtcaggactcctactgctattccttgtttttcactgacatacaaatagaagactttttggctatccggcaagcctagcgcaggagcctgcattagggagaccttaatgtcttggaaCGCTCTGTTTTGCTGTTCTCCCCATTtgaagggttccttttctcccccctttgtggattcatagaggggtctggcttttgtggcaaagtccggtatccagattcggcagaatcctgccgcccccaggaattcacgtacttgccgtctggtagttggggtgggaatctgacaaacagcttctttcctgccttctcccaattgtctctgtccttgtgatactctgaatcccaggtactttacagtctcttgacATAACTGCGCTTTTCTTCGGGACACCTTATAACccgcctcccacagtaattgtaacagttcattagtagCTTGAAGGCACTCTTCTCTATTCTTTGCGGCGATCAATAGGTCATCCACATACTGGAGTAGGACTCTATTCTCAGGGTCAGACTTGAAAGATTTCAGGTCTTGGGTCAGGGCAGTTCAAAATAGTGTGGGGGAATTTTTGAATCCTTGGGGTAAACGTGTCCATGTCAGTTGTCCTTTTCCCCCCATCTCCGGATCCTCCCACTGGAACGCAAAAATACGCTGGGATTGTTCTGCCACTCTGAGACAGAAGAAGGCATCTTTTAAGTCCAGAACTGTGAAATAGGTGGCCTCCCCCGGTATTAATCCCAATAGGTTGTAAGGGTTCGGGACCGCTGGGTGGATGGTCATaacagcctgattgaccgctcgGAGGTCCTGAACAGGACGATAGTCTGCTGTTCCGGGTTTTtgtactgggagtagaggtgtattccaaggagactgacagggtttcagaattccatagtgtaggaatttgtttaagtacttttgtattcctattagggcttttcgagggactgggtactgtttcaggctgactggagtggctcctggtTTTAATTCAATAAGTATTGGggaaatgtgtctggctaatccAGGTGGGTTACCTTCCGCCCATACTCCCGGAATGTCTTGTAGTCCCCTAGGGGTAGGAAGTGGTTCTTCTGAAAGGGCAAACATTCTCCATTCCTCCTCCTTCGGTACACTGAGGACCATAATACGGGCTTcagagggatggggcaattttaggatagcctgacCGTCGgattggaagtatatgtgtgctctgagtttagcaagcaAGTCTCTGCCCAACAAAGGAATAGGACAATCCGGCATGTATAGAAATTGATGTTGGACCTGATGCCCTCccaaactacaaagtctttctgtTAGGAAGGGTCTTTTTACTTTATTTCCCGTGGCTCCAATAACGGTAATCTGTTTGTCGGAGAGGGGGGCTATCTGTTGGGTCATTACACTGTGTTGGGCCCCCGTGCCAATCATAAAGGTGGTCTTGAAGCCCCCTACATTAGCGGTCACTACTGGTTCTTGGGGGCCTAATGGAATGGGGCCCGATTGGCGTCAGTATTGTTCTTCATCGGGATACACTGAGCCTGCCAACCCCACAAAGTCGGTATCTTCCTGCCTGTTCCTCTCATAGCGTCCATTTTGGACTTGTCCTCCCCGTATTTCTCTTCTCGTTGGGTCTGGTCCCCTTCTCCCAGGTCCTTTTTGGGGGCAGTCTTGCTTCCAGTGTCCCTCCTCCTTGCAATATGCACACTGGTTCTTTCCCAACTTCTGCACATAATTTCCTCTTCCCCCCCTTTAAGCCTCCATTGGAGCGCTCCTTGTTTCTTTGAGCTTTTTCAGACAGCGCTTCAGCTAGTAATTCAACTTTCTTTTTCATTCTTCCGTCATCTTCTCGTCTCGTCTCTATGTCCCTATTCACAAACACTTTTGTGGCTATGTTCAACAGTTGGGAAATGTTCATTCCTGCAAAACCCTCCTGTTTTTGCAATTTTCTTTTAATGTCTCTTGTCGACTGGCTGACAAATGCTGTATTTACCAAATTCTTATTATCATCTGCCTCTGGATCAAAGGGGGTATACAGTCTGAAAGCTTCACACAGTCGCTCATAGAACTGTCCTGGACTTTCATTGGGTTGTTGGAGGACCTCACTAGTTTTAGAGAGATTAGTGGGTCTTTTGCCAGCTGACTTCATCCCCTCTATAATTGCTGTCCGGTAAAGGTGAAGTTTATCCATATCCCCTTTATCATTTGGGTCCCACTGGGGATCTGTTCGTGGATAATGGTCCCCAAGCCAAGCCGGTGGGTCCCATTGATTCTTCCCTAATTCTTCCATATATTTCTGcgctgcttggttaattctgtgtctctcctcagtattaaagagggtcaataaaagttgctgacagtcagaccaagtggggttatgggtctgaatTATTGACCGGAGTAAATCTGTCATAGCTTGGGGCTTCTCAGAATAGGCAGGGTTATGAGTCTTCCAGTTCAGCAAATCTGTTGTGGTAAatggggtgtaaactagagtctgGCATCCCCCCACCGCCTGTTcccttaggggcatttgcagaggtatgttgaaggACGGGGCAAGAGTTCGGCCATTCATATCgggatttctcggagtggaagtggacacttgattagGGAGCCCACTGGCTGCCACTGAGTTCCCTATTCCTGTTCTACTCATACTCAGAGTGTTACGGtcaggagtatatttactgagatttggcattgacatacttgctgaatctgatgtaggtggacaacaacttgagtcttCTTGTCTACTGGGTGGGGCGTTCGGACATGGTTCAGACttgtctctatctgaggtccgttcCTCTACATATGGGGGAGgttgatctgtctcttcgggttgagaatatatgtgttttgtttgttttgtcagtggcacTACTCTTGTCATAATCATAATTCTGCACTGTTCCTCTTTTGCAGCTTGTATCCACTGTGGGTCTCTGTCTATAACTTTTCTCCAACAGTCTATGTACGGGATCTGGTCATGTTTCTGTGAATCTGAcctaatattctcaaataatctgtcaatggtctctaagtcaaaggttccctgtgggggccaccgcgtTCCATAacggggccaa contains:
- the LOC141114249 gene encoding LOW QUALITY PROTEIN: uncharacterized protein (The sequence of the model RefSeq protein was modified relative to this genomic sequence to represent the inferred CDS: substituted 1 base at 1 genomic stop codon), which produces MNGRTLAPSFNIPLQMPLREQAVGGCQTLVYTPFTTTDLLNWKTHNPAYSEKPQAMTDLLRSIIQTHNPTWSDCQQLLLTLFNTEERHRINQAAQKYMEELGKNQWDPPAWLGDHYPRTDPQWDPNDKGDMDKLHLYRTAIIEGMKSAGKRPTNLSKTSEVLQQPNESPGQFYERLCEAFRLYTPFDPEADDNKNLVNTAFVSQSTRDIKRKLQKQEGFAGMNISQLLNIATKVFVNRDIETRREDDGRMKKKVELLAEALSEKAQRNKERSNGGLKGGKRKLCAEVGKEPVCILQGGGTLEARLPPKRTWEKGTRPNEKRNTGRTSPQEPVVTANVGGFKTTFMIGTGAQHSVMTQQIAPLSDKQITVIGATGNKVKRPFLTERLCSLGGHQVQHQFLYMPDCPIPLLGRDLLAKLRAHIYFQSDGQAILKLPHPSEARIMVLSVPKEEEWRMFALSEEPLPTPRGLQDIPGVWAEGNPPGLARHISPILIELKPGATPVSLKQYPVPRKALIGIQKYLNKFLHYGILKPCQSPWNTPLLPVQKPGTADYRPVQDLRAVNQAVMTIHPAVPNPYNLLGLIPGEATYFTVLDLKDAFFCLRVAEQSQRIFAFQWEDPEMGGKGQLTWTRLPQGFKNSPTLFXTALTQDLKSFKSDPENRVLLQYVDDLLIAAKNREECLQATNELLQLLWEAGYKVSRRKAQLCQETVKYLGFRVSQGQRQLGEGRKEAVCQIPTPTTRRQVREFLGAAGFCRIWIPDFATKARPLYESTKGGEKEPFKWGEQQNRAFQDIKVSLMQAPALGLPDSQKVFYLYVSEKQGIAVGVLTQYLGSWQRPVAYLSKQLDTVAQGWPSCLRAIAATALLVAEADKLSLGQETYVRVPHQVQALMDYKGNHWFTNSRMVKYQAMLCENPRIHLETVNTLNPATLLPTSQEPLTHDCLQVMDEVYASRPDLKDSPLEKADAEYYTDGSSFVKDGVRYAGYAIVTLEAVVETGSLPQGTSAQKAELIALTRALQLAAGLKLNVYVDSKYAFLTLHAHGALYKERGLITSGGKSIKYGTEILELLEAVWAPSEVAVIHCRGHQKGDTRVARGNRKADQAARDAACQQPLQQIMAPLFPVPLSEWDPIYTTAEQEWIKTEPGKYREDQWYQLQDGRIVIPAAVATELVTEFHKGTHMGKTAIEKALERHFYIPRLPTLAQAASSRCVECTRNNPRQGPVPPPGVQAVDTNIC